In the Oryzias latipes chromosome 23, ASM223467v1 genome, one interval contains:
- the LOC101164618 gene encoding death domain-containing protein CRADD-like yields MDPAHKAVLRKLRAELCSQLMVSESIVPVLFQEGVLTHAHVEDIESEPTDTRKSQKLLDILPNRGPRAFPAFMQSLADFSWIRDRLVHELRTEPEPRAADACGLSDSVLERVLSDQELCRLSFRLGAEWEAMLMDLGLPAEAVFRCRSDHSLSTQAAALSGLVLWRRSGGRSATARRLLQSLQAAGVHESVLGEVLTPPSS; encoded by the exons ATGGATCCCGCGCACAAAGCTGTGCTCCGGAAGCTCCGCGCGGAACTCTGCAGCCAGTTGATGGTCAGCGAATCCATAGTTCCGGTTCTGTTTCAGGAGGGCGTGCTGACCCATGCGCACGTAGAGGACATCGAATCGGAACCGACCGACACGAGAAAGAGCCAGAAGCTGCTGGACATCCTCCCGAACCGCGGGCCGCGAGCTTTCCCCGCCTTCATGCAGTCTTTGGCGGACTTCAGCTGGATCCGGGACCGGCTGGTGCACGAGCTGAGGACCGAACCGGAACCAAGAGCCGCAG ACGCCTGTGGCCTCTCGGACTCGGTTCTGGAGAGGGTTCTGTCGGATCAGGAGCTGTGCCGGCTGTCATTCCGCCTCGGAGCCGAGTGGGAGGCGATGCTGATGGATCTGGGTCTGCCAGCAGAGGCCGTGTTCCGGTGCCGCTCCGATCACAGTCTGAGCACCCAGGCGGCGGCGCTGTCCGGACTGGTTCTGTGGAGACGGTCCGGAGGGAGGAGCGCCACGGCGAGGAGGCTGCTGCAGAGCCTGCAGGCCGCCGGCGTGCACGAGTCGGTGCTGGGGGAGGTTCTGACGCCACCCAGCAGCTGA
- the LOC101164124 gene encoding suppressor of cytokine signaling 2 — protein MTCQSSQTIEGGPQEADGAAAADTDQNRIASAMKELRSTGWYWGNLTANEAKAILQDSPEGTFLLRDSSQRDYLFTISAMTSAGPTNLRIEYKHGKFKLDSVVLVKPKLRQFDSVVHLVDYYVQLSRSTDKAASNPQAVATGPNGTVQLLLTKPMYTAMPSLQHLCRIAINRRTQQTHHLPIPNRLKDFLTNYTYNV, from the exons ATGACCTGCCAGTCCTCCCAGACCATAGAGGGGGGGCCGCAGGAGGCCGACGGCGCCGCGGCGGCGGACACCGACCAGAACCGCATCGCCTCCGCCATGAAGGAGCTGCGGAGCACCG GTTGGTACTGGGGCAACTTGACTGCCAACGAGGCCAAAGCCATCCTGCAGGACTCCCCAGAGGGCACTTTTCTGCTGCGGGACAGCTCCCAGAGGGACTACCTCTTTACCATTTCTGCCATGACGTCAGCAGGTCCCACCAACTTACGGATCGAGTACAAACACGGAAAGTTCAAGCTGGACTCGGTGGTCCTGGTCAAGCCAAAGCTGCGGCAGTTTGACAGCGTGGTCCACCTGGTGGACTACTACGTTCAGCTGTCGAGGAGCACCGACAAGGCGGCATCAAACCCTCAGGCTGTGGCCACGGGGCCCAACGGCACGGTGCAGCTGCTGCTCACCAAACCCATGTACACCGCCATGCCATCGCTGCAGCATTTGTGCCGCATCGCAATCAACAGAAGGACGCAGCAGACGCACCACCTGCCCATTCCCAACAGGTTGAAGGACTTCCTGACCAACTACACCTACAACGTGTAG
- the opn1sw gene encoding putative violet-sensitive opsin (The RefSeq protein has 1 substitution, 2 frameshifts compared to this genomic sequence): MGKYFYLYENISKVGPYDGPQYYLAPTWAFYLQAAFMGFVFFVGTPLNFVVLLATAKYKKLRVPLNYILVNITFAGFIFVTFSVSQVFLASVRGYYFFGQTLCALEAAVGAVAGLVTSWSLAVLSFERYLVICKPFGAFKFGSNHALAAVIFTWFMGVVRCPPFFGWSRYIPEGLGCSCGPDWYTNCEEFSCASYSKFLLVTCFICPITIIIFSYSQLLGALRAVAAQQAESASTQKAEKEVSRMIIVMVASFVTCYGPYALTAQYYAYSQDENKDYRLVTIPAFFSKSSCVYNPLIYAFMNKQFNGCIMEMVFGKKMEEASEVSSKTEVSTDS, from the exons ATGGGAAAATACTTCTACCTGTATGAGAACATCTCCAAAGTGGGCCCCTACGACGGGCCCCAGTACTACCTGGCCCCGACGTGGGCCTTCTACCTGCAGGCGGCCTTCATGGGCTTCGTGTTCTTTGTGGGGACGCCTCTGAACTTTGTCGTTCTTCTGGCGACGGCCAAATACAAGAAGCTTCGAGTCCCGCTCAACTACATTCTTGTCAACATCACCTTTGCTGGTTTCATCTTCGTCACCTTCTCTGTCAGCCAGGTGTTCCTGGCCAGCGTGAGGGGCTACTACTTCTTTGGTCAAACGCTGTGCGCCCTGGAAGCAGCAGTGGGCGCTGTGGCAG GCCTGGTGACGTCCTGGTCTCTGGCCGTCCTCTCCTTTGAGAGATACCTGGTTATCTGTAAACCATTTGGAGCCTTCAAGTTTGGCAGCAACCACGCCCTGGCTGCTGTCATCTTCACCTGGTTCATGGGGGTGGGCTGCGCCTGCCCACCTTTCTTTGGCTGGAGTCG GTACATCCCTGAAGGTCTGGGCTGCTCCTGTGGACCGGATTGGTACACGAACTGCGAGGAGTTCAGTTGCGCCAGCTATTCCAAGTTCCTCCTGGTGACCTGCTTCATCTGccccatcaccatcatcattttCTCCTATTCCCAGCTCCTGGGCGCGCTCAGAGCG GTCGCAGCACAGCAGGCCGAGTCAGCGTCCACGCAGAAGGCTGAGAAGGAAGTGTCCAGGATGATCATCGTCATGGTGGCGTCCTTCGTCACCTGCTACGGTCCGTACGCTCTGACCGCCCAGTACTACGCATACTCCCAGGATGAGAACAAAGACTACCGGCTCGTCACCATCCCAGCTTTCTTCTCCAAGAGCTCCTGCGTGTACAACCCGCTCATCTACGCCTTCATGAACAAACAG TTTAACGGCTGCATCATGGAGATGGTTTTCGGAAAGAAGATGGAGGAAGCGTCTGAGGTGTCCTCCAAGACGGAGGTGTCCACGGCCTCTTAA